From a region of the Helianthus annuus cultivar XRQ/B chromosome 5, HanXRQr2.0-SUNRISE, whole genome shotgun sequence genome:
- the LOC110944058 gene encoding uncharacterized protein LOC110944058 translates to MEVYGSKDIWLWGENGKDTFSVAMVKNLIREGMEDRREQLMQWETWIPMKVNLFVWRAEMERIRTKVALMRRRINVQDGMCSLCDSGDEDVMHLFTGCTFSFGVWLAMGKWCNIAPIMAFHFKDLLSIQDQVPGCKWAKKVIRGIVMVTCWALWKARNEKVFQGTNPKVVEVVAMVKSWSFLWLKGMSKFANIVWKIGLLIRCI, encoded by the exons ATGGAGGTTTACG GTTCCAAAGATATTTGGTTGTGGGGAGAGAATGGCAAAGATACTTTCTCAGTCGCGATGGTGAAAAATCTAATTAGAGAGGGAATGGAAGACCGCAGGGAGCAGCTTATGCAATGGGAAACTTGGATTCCAATGAAAGTTAATCTGTTCGTCTGGAGGGCTGAAATGGAACGGATCCGGACAAAGGTGGCGCTGATGAGGAGACGGATAAATGTCCAAGATGGTATGTGTAGCTTGTGCGATTCGGGGGACGAGGACGTGATGCACCTGTTCACTGGGTGCACCTTTTCATTCGGTGTTTGGTTAGCAATGGGTAAATGGTGCAACATTGCGCCTATAATGGCTTTTCATTTTAAGGATTTGTTGTCTATTCAAGATCAAGTTCCAGGGTGTAAATGGGCTAAAAAGGTGATAAGAGGGATTGTTATGGTTACTTGCTGGGCGTTATGGAAAGCTCGGAACGAAAAAGTTTTTCAGGGGACAAATCCGAAGGTAGTAGAGGTCGTCGCGATGGTGAAGTCTTGGTCTTTTTTGTGGTTAAAAGGTATGTCTAAATTTGCTAATATTGTTTGGAAGATTGGGTTATTAATCCGTTGTATATGA